A genomic stretch from Erwinia sp. E_sp_B01_1 includes:
- a CDS encoding carboxypeptidase M32 → MSSAYANLTRTFTRLSRFSHLSAITGWDMMTMMPPGGSSARGAALAELSVLQHEILTAKEVGQWLNEADEASLNDVERANLYEMRRAWEQASLLPASLVEAKSVAGSRCEHAWRSQRPANDWQGFAENLKEVVKLSRQEAEIRSQAKGCSRYDALLDIYEPGMTSAKLDATFGELKTWLPSLLQRIVEKQAQESVDVPVGPFAVESQKQLGLSIMKQLGFDFNAGRLDVSAHPFCGGVPEDVRITTRYNENEFISAMMGVIHETGHARYEQNLPKQWAGQPVSHARSTAIHESQSLFFEKQLGRSAEFLSLLLPQAKLLLGDQPALEESNFIALNQRVKPGLIRVDADEVSYPAHVILRYEIESALIAGEIEVDDIPALWQEKMQSLLGIDTTGNYRDGCMQDIHWTDGSFGYFPTYTLGAMYAAQLFQGLKKALPQVNQLLLEGNLQPVFDWLNQNIWQHGSRFSTRQLIENATGEDLNPMYFRQHLENRYLNGL, encoded by the coding sequence ATGTCATCTGCCTACGCTAATCTGACCCGCACCTTCACTCGCCTTTCGCGCTTCAGCCATCTTTCCGCCATTACCGGCTGGGATATGATGACCATGATGCCGCCAGGGGGCAGCAGCGCCCGCGGTGCCGCGCTGGCTGAACTCAGCGTGTTACAGCATGAGATCCTGACCGCTAAAGAGGTCGGTCAATGGCTGAATGAAGCTGACGAAGCTTCACTGAATGATGTGGAACGCGCCAATCTGTATGAGATGCGACGCGCCTGGGAGCAGGCATCCCTGCTGCCGGCTTCGCTGGTGGAAGCCAAATCGGTTGCCGGTTCACGCTGTGAGCACGCCTGGCGGTCACAACGTCCGGCCAATGACTGGCAGGGGTTTGCGGAAAATCTCAAAGAAGTGGTGAAACTCAGCCGCCAGGAAGCGGAGATCCGTTCTCAGGCCAAAGGCTGCTCCCGTTATGATGCGCTGCTGGACATCTACGAACCGGGAATGACCAGCGCAAAACTCGATGCCACCTTTGGCGAGCTCAAAACCTGGCTGCCTTCACTGCTGCAACGCATTGTGGAGAAGCAGGCTCAGGAGAGCGTTGACGTCCCGGTTGGGCCTTTTGCCGTTGAATCACAAAAGCAGCTCGGCCTGTCGATTATGAAGCAGCTCGGGTTTGATTTTAACGCTGGCCGGCTGGATGTCAGTGCCCACCCTTTCTGTGGCGGCGTGCCGGAAGATGTCCGCATTACTACTCGCTATAATGAAAATGAATTTATCAGCGCCATGATGGGCGTAATCCACGAAACAGGCCATGCCCGCTATGAGCAGAATCTGCCAAAACAGTGGGCAGGACAGCCGGTTTCCCATGCACGCTCTACCGCCATCCATGAATCCCAGAGCCTGTTCTTTGAAAAACAACTTGGCCGCAGCGCAGAATTCCTGAGCCTGTTGCTGCCGCAGGCGAAACTGCTGCTGGGCGATCAGCCTGCGCTGGAAGAGTCGAACTTTATCGCGCTTAATCAGCGGGTAAAACCGGGATTGATCCGGGTTGATGCTGATGAAGTCAGCTATCCGGCGCATGTCATTCTGCGTTATGAGATTGAAAGCGCGCTGATAGCTGGCGAGATTGAAGTCGACGATATTCCAGCTCTGTGGCAGGAGAAGATGCAGTCGCTGCTGGGGATCGACACCACCGGCAATTACCGTGACGGCTGTATGCAGGATATTCACTGGACCGACGGCTCTTTTGGTTACTTCCCTACTTATACGCTGGGAGCCATGTATGCTGCTCAACTGTTCCAGGGCCTTAAAAAAGCGCTACCTCAGGTAAACCAGCTGCTGCTTGAGGGTAATCTGCAACCCGTCTTTGACTGGCTAAACCAGAATATCTGGCAGCACGGCAGTCGCTTCAGCACCCGTCAGCTGATTGAGAATGCAACGGGAGAAGATCTTAACCCGATGTACTTCCGCCAACATCTGGAAAACCGTTACCTCAACGGTCTTTAG
- a CDS encoding FNR family transcription factor: protein MIPEKRVINRRIQSGGCAIHCQDCSISQLCIPFTLNEHELDQLDNIIERKKPIQKGQTLFKAGDELKSLYAIRSGTIKSYTITEQGDEQITGFHLAGDLVGFDAINGGQHPSFSQALETAMVCEIPFETLDDLSGKMPSLRQQMMRLMSGEIKGDQEMILLLSKKNAEERLAAFIYGLSRRFAERGFSPREFRLTMTRGDIGNYLGLTVETISRLLGRFQKSGMLAVKGKYITIEDHDVLSQLAGQSRAIA from the coding sequence ATGATCCCGGAAAAGCGTGTTATCAACAGACGTATCCAGTCTGGCGGTTGTGCTATTCATTGTCAGGATTGCAGCATCAGCCAGCTCTGTATTCCCTTCACGCTGAACGAGCACGAACTCGATCAGCTGGACAATATTATCGAACGCAAAAAGCCTATTCAGAAGGGCCAGACGCTGTTCAAAGCCGGGGACGAGCTGAAATCGCTATACGCTATTCGCTCCGGGACCATCAAAAGCTACACCATTACCGAACAGGGCGACGAGCAGATCACCGGCTTTCACCTGGCTGGCGATCTGGTCGGCTTTGACGCCATTAACGGCGGCCAGCACCCCAGCTTCTCCCAGGCACTGGAAACGGCGATGGTCTGTGAAATCCCCTTTGAAACCCTTGATGATCTCTCAGGTAAAATGCCCAGCCTGCGCCAGCAGATGATGCGTCTGATGAGCGGGGAGATCAAAGGTGACCAGGAGATGATCCTGCTGCTCTCTAAAAAGAATGCTGAAGAGCGCCTTGCCGCCTTTATCTATGGCCTTTCCCGTCGCTTTGCGGAACGGGGTTTTTCACCGCGAGAATTCCGTCTGACCATGACCCGTGGTGATATTGGCAACTATCTCGGCTTAACGGTTGAGACCATCAGCCGCTTACTGGGACGCTTCCAGAAAAGTGGCATGCTGGCGGTTAAAGGCAAATACATCACTATTGAAGATCATGACGTGCTGTCGCAGCTTGCGGGCCAAAGCCGCGCTATAGCCTGA
- the uspE gene encoding universal stress protein UspE, producing MSKYQNILVAIDPQQDDQPALRRAVYLNQRLGGRITAFLPIYDFSYEMTTLLSPDERTTMRKGVVSQRTEWIRDQAQSYLDAGVQIDIKVIWHNRPYEAIIQEVLNGRYDLVLKMAHQHDRLQAVVFTPTDWHLLRKCPCPVWMVKDQPWPEGGRAVVAVNLASEEPHHDPLNTKLVRETLELADMVNHTEVHLVGAYPITPINIAIELPDFDPSVYNDAIRGQHLLAMKALRQKFGIDEKFTHVDKGLPEEVIPDLADHLDAGVVVLGTIGRTGLSAAFLGNTAEQVIDHLRCDLLAIKPDGYASPVELDDDEDD from the coding sequence ATGTCCAAATATCAAAACATTCTTGTGGCAATAGATCCGCAACAGGACGACCAGCCAGCCCTTCGCCGGGCTGTCTATCTTAACCAACGTCTTGGTGGCCGGATCACCGCTTTCTTGCCCATTTATGATTTCTCCTACGAAATGACCACCCTGCTTTCCCCTGATGAACGCACAACCATGCGTAAAGGTGTGGTCAGCCAGCGCACGGAATGGATCCGCGATCAGGCTCAGTCCTATCTGGATGCAGGCGTGCAGATTGATATCAAAGTCATCTGGCATAACCGGCCCTATGAGGCGATCATTCAGGAAGTCCTGAACGGACGCTACGATCTGGTTTTGAAAATGGCGCACCAGCACGATCGCCTGCAGGCAGTGGTTTTCACGCCTACTGACTGGCATCTGCTGCGTAAATGCCCCTGCCCGGTCTGGATGGTGAAAGATCAGCCCTGGCCGGAAGGTGGCCGTGCCGTGGTAGCCGTTAATCTGGCCAGTGAAGAGCCTCACCATGACCCACTCAACACCAAACTGGTGAGGGAGACGCTTGAACTGGCAGATATGGTGAACCATACCGAGGTTCATCTGGTCGGAGCCTATCCCATCACCCCAATCAATATCGCCATTGAACTGCCGGATTTTGACCCGAGCGTTTATAACGACGCTATCCGTGGTCAGCATCTGCTGGCGATGAAAGCGCTGAGGCAGAAATTCGGCATCGACGAGAAGTTTACCCATGTCGATAAAGGCCTGCCTGAAGAGGTGATCCCTGACCTTGCCGATCATCTTGATGCGGGTGTGGTGGTGCTAGGCACCATTGGGCGTACCGGATTGTCTGCTGCCTTCCTGGGCAATACGGCTGAGCAGGTTATCGATCATCTGCGTTGCGATCTGCTGGCGATCAAACCGGATGGTTATGCTTCGCCGGTCGAGCTTGATGATGATGAAGATGATTAA
- the pntB gene encoding Re/Si-specific NAD(P)(+) transhydrogenase subunit beta, whose amino-acid sequence MSGGLVTAAYIVAAILFIFSLAGLSKHETSKQGNLSGMAGMAIALLATLLGPDSGNVGWVLVAMVIGGTVGIRLAKKVEMTEMPELVAVLHSFVGLAAVLVGFNSYLDHAPGMDVVLENIHLTEVFIGIFIGAVTFTGSLVAFGKLRGKISSRPLMLPHRHKLNLLALVVSLCLLIAFVRTESTGVQVFALLIMTMIALAFGWHLVASIGGADMPVVVSMLNSYSGWAAAAAGFMLSNDLLIVTGALVGSSGAILSYIMCKAMNRSFISVIAGGFGTDSSSTGETDEVGEYREIDAQSTADLLKNSSSVIITPGYGMAVAQAQYPVAEITEKLRARGIKVRFGIHPVAGRLPGHMNVLLAEARVPYDVVLEMDEINDDFSDTDTVLVIGANDTVNPAAQEDPRSPIAGMPVLEVWKAQNVVVFKRSMNTGYAGVQNPLFFKDNTHMLFGDAKATVDAILKEL is encoded by the coding sequence ATGTCTGGCGGATTAGTAACTGCAGCATACATTGTTGCCGCAATTCTTTTTATCTTCAGCCTGGCTGGGCTGTCTAAACATGAAACCTCCAAACAGGGCAACCTGTCTGGTATGGCTGGTATGGCGATTGCGCTGCTGGCAACCTTGCTGGGCCCGGACAGCGGAAACGTTGGCTGGGTATTAGTGGCGATGGTTATCGGGGGAACGGTAGGTATCCGGCTGGCGAAAAAGGTCGAAATGACCGAAATGCCAGAGCTGGTTGCCGTGCTGCACAGCTTCGTGGGCCTGGCTGCGGTGCTGGTGGGCTTTAACAGCTATCTCGATCACGCGCCGGGAATGGATGTGGTGTTGGAAAATATCCATCTGACAGAGGTGTTTATCGGCATCTTTATCGGTGCGGTTACCTTCACCGGTTCGCTGGTGGCGTTTGGCAAACTGCGTGGAAAAATTTCTTCCCGCCCGCTGATGTTGCCACACCGTCATAAGCTGAACCTGCTGGCTCTGGTGGTCTCTCTCTGCCTGTTGATCGCCTTTGTACGCACTGAGAGCACTGGCGTTCAGGTCTTCGCGCTGCTGATTATGACGATGATCGCCCTGGCGTTCGGCTGGCATCTGGTCGCGTCTATCGGTGGAGCAGATATGCCGGTAGTGGTCTCCATGCTGAATTCTTACTCTGGCTGGGCTGCGGCAGCGGCTGGTTTCATGCTCAGCAACGATTTGCTGATCGTGACCGGTGCGCTGGTGGGATCAAGCGGTGCTATCCTCTCTTACATTATGTGTAAGGCGATGAACCGCTCCTTTATCAGCGTAATTGCCGGGGGCTTTGGTACTGACAGCAGCTCCACCGGCGAAACTGATGAAGTGGGTGAATACCGTGAAATCGATGCGCAAAGCACTGCAGACCTGCTGAAAAACTCCAGCTCGGTCATTATCACCCCCGGTTATGGCATGGCAGTGGCCCAGGCTCAGTATCCGGTAGCGGAAATTACCGAAAAACTGCGTGCCCGTGGGATCAAAGTTCGTTTCGGTATCCACCCGGTGGCCGGTCGTCTGCCGGGACATATGAACGTCCTGCTGGCGGAAGCGCGCGTTCCTTATGATGTCGTACTGGAGATGGACGAGATCAATGACGACTTCAGCGACACGGATACGGTGCTGGTGATCGGTGCCAACGATACGGTGAATCCGGCAGCGCAGGAAGATCCCCGCAGCCCAATCGCCGGAATGCCGGTGCTGGAAGTCTGGAAAGCTCAGAACGTGGTGGTATTCAAGCGCTCAATGAATACCGGTTATGCCGGTGTGCAAAATCCGCTGTTCTTTAAGGACAATACCCACATGCTGTTCGGTGATGCGAAAGCTACCGTGGATGCCATCCTGAAAGAGTTATAA
- the rstA gene encoding two-component system response regulator RstA, translating to MNKIVFVEDDQDVGELIAAYLNRHDIEVIVESRGDRAEATIAACMPDLVMLDIMLPGKDGMTLCRDLRAGKSWSGPIVLLTSLDSDMNHILSLEMGANDYILKTTPPAVLLARLRLHLRQASGGQGEEIAPKVVGQNALRFGTLSIDPVNRQVTLGKEVIALSTADFDLLWELATHAGSILNRDALLKTLRGVSYDGMDRSIDVAISRLRKKLLDSATEPYRIKTIRNKGYLFAPHAWDAQ from the coding sequence ATGAACAAAATCGTATTCGTTGAAGATGATCAGGATGTTGGCGAGCTGATTGCCGCCTACCTGAACCGCCATGATATAGAGGTGATTGTTGAAAGCCGTGGCGACAGAGCAGAAGCGACTATTGCAGCGTGCATGCCTGACCTGGTGATGCTGGATATCATGTTGCCAGGCAAAGATGGTATGACATTGTGCCGCGATCTTCGCGCCGGAAAAAGCTGGTCCGGGCCGATTGTGCTTCTTACCTCTCTCGACAGTGACATGAACCATATTCTGTCGCTGGAAATGGGTGCCAACGATTACATTCTTAAAACCACGCCACCGGCCGTTCTTCTTGCCCGGTTGCGGCTGCATCTGCGTCAGGCCTCTGGCGGCCAGGGCGAAGAAATCGCCCCCAAAGTCGTCGGTCAGAATGCGCTGCGGTTTGGTACCCTCTCCATTGATCCGGTGAATCGCCAGGTTACGCTCGGGAAAGAAGTGATTGCCCTCTCCACCGCTGATTTCGATCTGCTGTGGGAACTGGCCACGCATGCCGGGTCAATCCTCAACCGTGATGCCCTGCTGAAAACCCTGCGGGGCGTAAGCTACGACGGTATGGATCGCAGTATTGACGTGGCGATTTCACGCCTGCGTAAGAAACTGCTGGACAGTGCCACCGAACCTTACCGCATCAAAACCATCCGCAATAAAGGCTATCTGTTTGCACCGCACGCGTGGGACGCCCAATGA
- the rstB gene encoding two-component system sensor histidine kinase RstB — MKKLFIQFYLLLFVCFLVMAMLVGLVYKFTAERAGRQSMDDLMKSSLYLMRSELREIPPRDWNRTIENLDLNLSFKLHIEPMSKYQLDPVNMRHLRAGEIVALDDEYTFLQHIPRSHYVLAVGPIPYLFYLHEMRLLDIALLAFIGISLALPVFIWMRPHWKEMLRLETAAQRFGQGHLNERIHFDSTSSLLRLGVAFNQMADNINTLVASKKQLIDGIAHELRTPLVRLRYRLEMSENLTDAEAAALNRDIGQLEALIEELLTYARLDRPEVNLNLQPLDLAEWLRERMDDIRSMQPDFNVELDMPQRYNPGVVDTRLMERVLDNLVNNALRYASQRLRVGLWFDGDTACLQVEDDGPGIPPQERERVFEPFVRLDPSRDRATGGCGLGLAIVHSIAQAFNGYVLIETSPLGGASVRFCWPVNLPLSPSRAA, encoded by the coding sequence ATGAAAAAGCTGTTTATACAGTTCTACCTGTTGCTGTTCGTCTGTTTTCTGGTGATGGCGATGCTGGTCGGGCTGGTTTATAAATTTACTGCGGAGCGTGCCGGTCGTCAGTCGATGGATGATTTAATGAAAAGCTCGCTCTATCTGATGCGCAGCGAGCTGCGGGAAATCCCCCCGCGTGACTGGAACAGGACCATCGAAAATCTGGACCTGAACCTCTCCTTCAAGCTGCATATTGAGCCGATGAGCAAATACCAGCTTGATCCCGTCAACATGCGGCATCTGCGCGCGGGCGAAATAGTCGCGCTGGATGATGAATACACCTTCCTGCAGCATATCCCCCGCAGCCATTATGTGCTGGCGGTAGGTCCTATCCCGTATCTGTTCTATCTGCATGAGATGCGCCTTCTTGATATTGCACTGCTGGCCTTTATCGGTATTTCTCTCGCACTGCCGGTATTTATCTGGATGCGTCCCCACTGGAAAGAGATGCTCCGGCTTGAAACGGCGGCGCAGCGTTTTGGCCAGGGGCATCTGAATGAACGTATCCACTTTGACAGTACCTCCAGTCTGTTACGCCTTGGCGTGGCTTTTAATCAGATGGCGGACAATATCAATACTCTGGTCGCCAGCAAGAAGCAGTTAATTGACGGCATCGCCCATGAGTTGAGAACGCCACTGGTTCGCCTGCGCTACCGGCTGGAGATGAGCGAGAATTTAACGGATGCCGAAGCGGCCGCGTTGAACCGGGATATTGGCCAGCTGGAAGCGCTGATTGAAGAGCTACTGACCTACGCCAGGCTGGATCGGCCTGAAGTAAATCTGAATCTGCAGCCTCTGGATCTGGCTGAGTGGCTGCGCGAGCGCATGGATGATATCCGCTCCATGCAGCCAGATTTTAATGTTGAACTGGACATGCCCCAGCGCTATAACCCAGGTGTGGTTGATACCCGCCTGATGGAGCGGGTTCTGGATAATCTGGTGAATAACGCCCTGCGCTACGCCAGTCAACGTCTGCGTGTAGGGCTGTGGTTTGACGGCGATACCGCCTGTCTGCAGGTAGAAGATGATGGGCCAGGCATTCCGCCGCAGGAGCGCGAGCGGGTTTTTGAACCCTTTGTTCGTCTGGACCCAAGCCGCGACCGTGCCACCGGGGGTTGTGGACTTGGGCTGGCAATTGTCCACTCCATCGCTCAGGCGTTTAACGGCTATGTGCTGATCGAGACCAGCCCGTTGGGCGGCGCCAGCGTTCGCTTTTGCTGGCCAGTTAATTTACCCTTATCCCCTTCACGCGCTGCCTGA
- the ydgH gene encoding DUF1471 family protein YdgH — MKLKNTILASALLSLTSLSAYAAQELSPEKAATLKPFERITVSGRFNAINDASTAVSKRADELGADSYYIQGINDTNGNGGNWRVVADIYHNDAPKAVESDDRIINGVRELKKAEAYKLEPFDTVSVNGFYRSQPDVNEAITKAAKAKGAASFFIIRQIDANSGGNQFITAYIYKADARERKVQSPDLIPADSQAGKAALATGGAAAKTVQIPGVASSETPSTNVGRFYETQTSTGQRYTVKTPDGQSVQEVNAITAAQMQPFDSVTFTGHFGTPTEISDAVGKAAIKKGAKYYHITRQWSNQSGGNLTVSADLFK, encoded by the coding sequence ATGAAGCTGAAGAACACCATTCTGGCATCAGCCCTGTTGTCACTCACATCATTATCCGCGTATGCGGCACAGGAACTGTCCCCAGAAAAAGCGGCCACGCTGAAACCTTTTGAACGCATCACGGTTTCCGGTCGTTTTAATGCTATTAATGACGCAAGCACCGCGGTATCAAAACGTGCCGATGAGCTGGGTGCGGATTCTTACTATATTCAGGGTATTAACGATACCAATGGTAACGGCGGTAACTGGCGGGTAGTGGCGGACATTTACCACAATGATGCCCCAAAAGCCGTTGAAAGCGACGACCGCATCATCAATGGCGTGCGTGAGCTGAAAAAAGCAGAAGCCTACAAACTGGAGCCGTTTGATACCGTTTCCGTTAATGGTTTCTACCGCAGCCAGCCGGATGTGAATGAAGCCATCACCAAAGCGGCCAAAGCCAAAGGTGCAGCCTCGTTCTTTATTATCCGTCAGATTGACGCTAACAGCGGCGGTAATCAGTTTATTACCGCTTATATCTATAAAGCCGATGCGCGCGAGCGTAAGGTTCAGTCGCCTGACCTGATCCCTGCGGATTCCCAGGCCGGTAAGGCTGCACTGGCCACCGGTGGAGCAGCCGCGAAAACCGTGCAGATCCCCGGCGTGGCTTCTTCTGAAACCCCAAGCACCAACGTGGGCCGTTTCTATGAAACCCAGACCTCTACCGGTCAGCGTTACACCGTTAAAACACCAGACGGGCAAAGCGTTCAGGAAGTTAACGCTATCACGGCCGCTCAGATGCAGCCGTTTGACAGCGTGACCTTCACCGGGCATTTCGGTACCCCTACCGAAATTTCAGATGCAGTGGGCAAAGCGGCTATCAAAAAAGGCGCGAAGTACTACCACATCACGCGTCAATGGTCGAACCAGAGCGGCGGTAACCTCACCGTTTCTGCTGACCTGTTCAAATAA
- the pntA gene encoding Re/Si-specific NAD(P)(+) transhydrogenase subunit alpha, which produces MLIGITKERLPNEARVAATPKTVEQLLALGFTVAIERDAGKLASFDDAAYQAVGASLVDTATVWQSDIILKVNAPDEEEIALTREGSTLVSFIWPAQNPELLEKLAARRVTVMSMDAVPRISRAQSLDALSSMANIAGYRAIVEAAHEFGRFFTGQITAAGKVPPAKVMVIGAGVAGLAAIGAAGSLGAIVRAFDTRPEVKEQVQSMGAEFLELDFEEEAGSGDGYAKVMSEAFIKAEMALFAAQAEEVDIIVTTALIPGRPAPKLITAEMVASMKPGSVIVDLAAQTGGNCELTVADRVTTTDNGVKIIGYTDLPSRLPTQSSQLYGTNLVNLLKLLCKEKNGEIAVDFEDVVIRGVTVVRDGEVTWPAPPIQVSAAPQAAQAAPRATEKVEKKPVSPLRKYALFALALVLFGWFANVAPPAFLSHFTVFALSCVVGYYVVWNVSHALHTPLMSVTNAISGIIVVGAVLQIGHGGWVSFLSFVAVLIASINIFGGFTVTQRMLKMFRKN; this is translated from the coding sequence ATGCTAATTGGAATAACCAAAGAGCGGTTGCCCAACGAAGCGCGAGTCGCTGCCACACCGAAAACGGTAGAGCAGCTTTTAGCACTCGGCTTTACCGTCGCCATTGAGCGCGATGCGGGTAAACTGGCCAGTTTTGATGACGCTGCCTATCAGGCCGTGGGGGCTTCACTGGTGGATACCGCCACCGTCTGGCAGTCGGATATTATCCTCAAGGTCAATGCACCGGATGAAGAAGAGATTGCCCTGACCCGTGAAGGGAGCACGCTGGTGAGCTTTATCTGGCCTGCTCAGAACCCTGAACTGCTGGAAAAACTGGCCGCCCGCAGGGTTACCGTGATGTCAATGGACGCCGTGCCGCGTATCTCTCGCGCCCAGTCTCTGGATGCGCTGAGCTCTATGGCTAACATCGCGGGTTACCGCGCAATCGTGGAAGCCGCCCATGAGTTTGGTCGCTTCTTCACCGGGCAGATTACCGCTGCCGGTAAAGTGCCACCGGCCAAGGTCATGGTGATAGGTGCTGGCGTGGCGGGGCTTGCCGCTATCGGCGCGGCGGGCAGCCTGGGCGCTATCGTGCGTGCCTTTGATACCCGTCCGGAAGTAAAAGAACAGGTGCAGAGTATGGGCGCCGAGTTCCTTGAGCTGGATTTTGAAGAAGAAGCCGGTAGCGGTGATGGCTACGCGAAAGTGATGTCCGAAGCCTTTATCAAGGCTGAAATGGCCCTGTTTGCCGCTCAGGCAGAAGAGGTGGACATCATTGTCACCACGGCACTGATCCCAGGCCGGCCTGCTCCTAAGTTGATCACTGCTGAGATGGTTGCTTCCATGAAGCCGGGCAGCGTAATTGTGGATCTGGCGGCGCAAACCGGCGGAAACTGCGAGCTGACCGTGGCCGATCGGGTCACCACTACGGATAATGGCGTCAAAATTATCGGTTATACCGATCTGCCAAGCCGTTTACCGACCCAGTCTTCTCAACTGTACGGCACTAACCTGGTTAACCTGCTCAAGCTGCTGTGCAAAGAGAAAAACGGTGAGATCGCCGTGGATTTCGAAGATGTGGTGATTCGGGGTGTGACCGTGGTTCGTGACGGGGAAGTGACCTGGCCGGCCCCGCCAATTCAGGTATCCGCTGCACCTCAGGCAGCGCAGGCAGCCCCCAGAGCAACAGAGAAGGTGGAGAAAAAACCGGTTTCTCCGCTGCGTAAATATGCCCTGTTCGCGCTGGCGCTTGTGCTGTTTGGCTGGTTTGCCAATGTTGCACCGCCTGCTTTCCTCTCTCACTTCACCGTTTTTGCGCTCTCCTGCGTGGTCGGCTATTACGTGGTCTGGAACGTCAGCCACGCGCTGCATACGCCGTTGATGTCGGTGACAAACGCGATTTCCGGGATCATTGTCGTTGGCGCAGTATTGCAGATCGGTCACGGTGGCTGGGTCAGCTTCCTGTCGTTTGTTGCGGTACTGATTGCCAGTATTAATATCTTCGGTGGCTTCACCGTGACTCAGCGCATGCTGAAAATGTTCCGTAAGAACTAA
- a CDS encoding amino acid permease: MDKKLGLTALTALVLSSMLGAGVFSLPQNMAAVASPAALLTGWAITGAGIILLSLALLLLTRLKPELDGGIFTYARAGFGELTGFCSAWGYWLCAVIANVSYLVIVFSALSFFTDSPGHVVFGDGNTWQSVLGASVLLWLVHFLVLRGVQTAASINLVATLGKLVPLGLFVILAALAFNYDRFKFDFTGIELGTPVWQQVKDTMLITLWVFIGVEGAVVVSARARNKKDVGRATLLAVTAALVVYLLVTLLSLGIIPRAELAEMRNPSMAGLMTRLIGSWGNMIIAVGLIISVCGAYLSWTIMAAEVPLLAAEHGAFPRSLAKQNTRGAPSASLWLTNISVQLCLVLIWLTGSDYNTLLTIASEMILVPYLLVGAYLFRVARAMNRPGVMAIACGASAYGLWLLYASGPLHLLLSVVLYAPGVLLFLFARRGGRGDEKLHIMEKMAMLMLVVGSAPALWMLVN; encoded by the coding sequence TTGGACAAAAAATTAGGCCTTACTGCCCTGACGGCGTTGGTTCTCAGTTCAATGCTGGGTGCAGGCGTTTTCAGCCTGCCGCAAAACATGGCCGCAGTTGCCAGTCCGGCAGCTTTACTGACGGGCTGGGCGATTACCGGTGCAGGAATTATCTTGCTGTCACTGGCTTTGCTGCTGCTGACCCGCCTGAAGCCTGAACTGGACGGCGGCATCTTCACCTATGCACGTGCCGGGTTTGGCGAGTTGACCGGATTCTGCTCCGCCTGGGGCTACTGGCTCTGTGCGGTGATCGCCAACGTTTCCTATCTGGTAATCGTCTTCTCTGCCCTGAGTTTCTTCACCGATTCGCCGGGCCATGTGGTCTTTGGTGACGGCAATACCTGGCAGTCCGTGTTGGGTGCCTCGGTGCTGCTCTGGCTGGTCCACTTCCTGGTGCTGCGCGGGGTGCAAACCGCAGCCAGCATCAATCTGGTCGCTACCCTGGGTAAACTTGTGCCGCTCGGGCTTTTCGTGATTCTTGCCGCTCTGGCATTTAATTACGATCGGTTCAAATTCGACTTTACCGGCATTGAGCTGGGTACACCCGTATGGCAGCAGGTCAAGGACACCATGCTGATCACGCTCTGGGTATTTATCGGGGTTGAAGGGGCGGTTGTCGTTTCTGCGCGTGCACGGAATAAAAAGGATGTGGGGCGGGCAACATTGCTGGCAGTGACAGCGGCGCTGGTAGTCTATCTGCTGGTTACCCTGCTCTCTTTGGGGATCATTCCACGAGCGGAGCTGGCGGAGATGCGCAATCCCTCTATGGCCGGACTGATGACCCGTCTGATCGGCTCATGGGGCAATATGATTATTGCCGTGGGTCTGATTATCTCCGTCTGTGGTGCCTACCTGAGCTGGACCATAATGGCTGCAGAAGTGCCGCTGCTCGCGGCTGAGCACGGTGCCTTTCCGCGCTCGCTGGCTAAACAGAATACACGGGGTGCACCTTCGGCCTCACTCTGGCTGACCAATATCAGCGTGCAACTCTGCCTCGTGCTGATCTGGCTCACCGGTTCAGACTACAACACCCTGCTGACCATCGCCTCAGAAATGATCCTCGTGCCTTACTTGCTGGTTGGGGCTTACCTGTTCAGGGTGGCGCGTGCGATGAATCGTCCCGGCGTGATGGCAATTGCCTGCGGAGCCAGCGCCTATGGCCTCTGGCTGCTGTATGCCTCAGGGCCGTTGCATCTGCTGCTTTCCGTGGTGCTCTACGCGCCGGGCGTGCTGCTGTTTCTGTTTGCCCGTCGGGGTGGACGAGGCGACGAGAAACTGCACATCATGGAAAAAATGGCGATGCTGATGTTGGTAGTGGGATCGGCTCCAGCGCTGTGGATGCTGGTAAATTAG